One window of the Micropterus dolomieu isolate WLL.071019.BEF.003 ecotype Adirondacks linkage group LG08, ASM2129224v1, whole genome shotgun sequence genome contains the following:
- the si:ch211-117c9.2 gene encoding solute carrier family 26 member 6 isoform X3, with product MEMEERDCSFAGEYFVQRKVLDELRLDKVAQKGTWSSKPTVGERVKESLRCSVPQLRHTVLNCVPVLGWLPHYSFRENAIGDLISGCSVGIMHLPQGMAYALLASLRPVFGLYTSLYPVLVYFIFGTSRHISIGTFAVISIMVGSVTERLAPDCDFIVNGTNGTEGVNIDARDAYRVQIACSLTVLAGIFQMLLGVVRFGFVVTYLSEPLIRGYTTGSACHVCVSQLKYLFGVTPARFTGPLSFIYILVDIFRLLPETKVPELVVSLVALSVLIVVKEINAYYRKKLLLPIPIELILVVAATIITHFCGLTSRYSIDVVGEIPSGLKAPRAPDVTLFKQMIGDAFALAIVGYAINISLGKTFALKYGYKVDSNQELIALGLSNTVGSFFQCYAVTSSLSRSLVQESTGGRTQVAGVISSIIMLITILKIGSLFEDLPKAVLSTIVFVNLRGMFKQFMDVPMLWKTNKFDLLVWLVTFMSTILLNLDLGLAVSIVFSMLTFISRTQLPHYSILGHVSGTDIYLDIDTYKQAREIPGIKIFHSSTTIYYTNAELYVEALQEKSGIEIRKLLTEKKKRDSKLKRKQEREKKKAKKEAKKQRKKQPATCPTAHSL from the exons atggagatggaggagagggaTTGCTCGTTTGCTGGGGAGTATTTTGTGCAGAGGAAGGTCCTGGATGAGCTGCGTCTTGATAAAGTGGCACAAAAGGGGACGTGGTCCTCTAAACCAACCGTGGGTGAACGGGTGAAAGAGTCCCTGAG GTGTTCGGTGCCCCAGCTGAGGCACACAGTGCTGAACTGTGTCCCCGTTCTTGGCTGGCTGCCACACTACTCTTTCAGAGAAAATGCCATAGGGGACCTGATCTCTGGCTGCAGTGTGGGCATCATGCATCTGCCACAGG gcATGGCATATGCTCTTCTGGCTTCCTTACGCCCAGTGTTTGGCCTTTACACCTCCCTCTACCCAGTGCTGGTTTACTTCATCTTTGGTACTTCCAGACACATCTCCATAG GTACGTTTGCTGTGATCAGCATCATGGTTGGGAGTGTGACGGAGAGGCTGGCACCAGACTGTGACTTTATTGTAAATGGCACTAATGGAACAGAAGGTGTGAACATTGATGCTCGGGACGCATACAGAGTACAGATAGCATGTTCCTTGACAGTCTTGGCAGGAAtctttcag ATGCTATTGGGTGTGGTGAGGTTTGGTTTTGTGGTCACCTACCTGTCTGAGCCACTGATTCGTGGCTACACCACAGGATCAGCATGTCATGTGTGTGTCTCCCAGCTCAAGTACTTGTTTGGAGTCACACCGGCTCGCTTCACTGGTCCTCTCTCCTTCATTTAT ATTTTGGTGGATATTTTCCGGTTACTGCCTGAGACTAAAGTGCCAGAGCTGGTGGTCAGCCTGGTGGCACTCTCTGTTCTCATTGTGGTCAAAGAAATCAATGCCTATTACAGAAAGAAGCTGCTTCTGCCCATCCCGATAGAACTTATATTG GTCGTAGCAGCAACAATCATCACCCACTTCTGTGGACTTACGAGTAGATACAGCATTGATGTGGTTGGAGAGATTCCCAGTGG GCTCAAGGCCCCTCGTGCTCCAGATGTCACATTGTTCAAACAGATGATAGGCGATGCTTTTGCATTGGCCATTGTGGGCTACGCAATCAACATTTCCCTGGGCAAAACATTTGCCCTCAAATACGGTTACAAGGTGGATAGCAACCAG GAGCTGATTGCTTTGGGTCTCAGTAACACTGTTGGCAGCTTTTTTCAATGTTATGCTGTGACTTCCTCCCTGTCTCGCAGCCTTGTCCAGGAGAGCACAGGGGGCAGGAcacaa GTTGCAGGAGTGATTTCGTCCATCATCATGCTGatcacaattttaaaaatagGTTCTCTCTTTGAAGATCTTCCCAAG GCTGTCTTATCCACAATAGTGTTTGTGAATTTGAGAGGAATGTTCAAGCAGTTCATGGACGTGCCCATGCTATGGAAGACGAACAAGTTTGATTTG CTGGTGTGGCTGGTAACATTCATGAGCACCATCCTGCTAAACCTGGACCTGGGTCTGGCTGTCTCCATTGTCTTTTCCATGCTCACGTTCATCTCCAGAACACAACT ACCCCACTACTCTATCTTGGGCCACGTGTCAGGCACTGACATATATCTGGACATAGACACCTACAAGCAG GCTAGAGAGATTCCAGGAATTAAAATCTTCCATTCATCTACAACTATCTACTATACAAATGCTGAGTTGTACGTGGAGGCCCTGCAAGAGAaa AGTGGAATTGAAATCCGGAAGCTGCTGACGGAAAAGAAGAAACGGGACTCAAAGCTGAAGCgtaaacaagagagagagaaaaagaaagctaAAAAGGAGGCAAAGAAACAA AGAAAAAAGCAGCCAGCCACCTGTCCAACGGCACATTCTCTTTGA
- the si:ch211-117c9.2 gene encoding solute carrier family 26 member 6 isoform X2, whose translation MEMEERDCSFAGEYFVQRKVLDELRLDKVAQKGTWSSKPTVGERVKESLRCSVPQLRHTVLNCVPVLGWLPHYSFRENAIGDLISGCSVGIMHLPQGMAYALLASLRPVFGLYTSLYPVLVYFIFGTSRHISIGTFAVISIMVGSVTERLAPDCDFIVNGTNGTEGVNIDARDAYRVQIACSLTVLAGIFQMLLGVVRFGFVVTYLSEPLIRGYTTGSACHVCVSQLKYLFGVTPARFTGPLSFIYILVDIFRLLPETKVPELVVSLVALSVLIVVKEINAYYRKKLLLPIPIELILVVAATIITHFCGLTSRYSIDVVGEIPSGLKAPRAPDVTLFKQMIGDAFALAIVGYAINISLGKTFALKYGYKVDSNQELIALGLSNTVGSFFQCYAVTSSLSRSLVQESTGGRTQVAGVISSIIMLITILKIGSLFEDLPKAVLSTIVFVNLRGMFKQFMDVPMLWKTNKFDLLVWLVTFMSTILLNLDLGLAVSIVFSMLTFISRTQLPHYSILGHVSGTDIYLDIDTYKQAREIPGIKIFHSSTTIYYTNAELYVEALQEKSGIEIRKLLTEKKKRDSKLKRKQEREKKKAKKEAKKQKKAASHLSNGTFSLKESEMNEGKVFAGLKGQENGLSLTETSRGSKGQVNWAYQHDAVMLDSDSDTGCHGEDSITHVSHGEEEKGRACGSGTHSIILDISTTSFVDTVTVNTLKNIFRDFGEIDLDIYLAGCQACVVEQLETAGFFSESIPKSRLFVTVHDAVLHILNKLGQTDFVHDVSCNTRM comes from the exons atggagatggaggagagggaTTGCTCGTTTGCTGGGGAGTATTTTGTGCAGAGGAAGGTCCTGGATGAGCTGCGTCTTGATAAAGTGGCACAAAAGGGGACGTGGTCCTCTAAACCAACCGTGGGTGAACGGGTGAAAGAGTCCCTGAG GTGTTCGGTGCCCCAGCTGAGGCACACAGTGCTGAACTGTGTCCCCGTTCTTGGCTGGCTGCCACACTACTCTTTCAGAGAAAATGCCATAGGGGACCTGATCTCTGGCTGCAGTGTGGGCATCATGCATCTGCCACAGG gcATGGCATATGCTCTTCTGGCTTCCTTACGCCCAGTGTTTGGCCTTTACACCTCCCTCTACCCAGTGCTGGTTTACTTCATCTTTGGTACTTCCAGACACATCTCCATAG GTACGTTTGCTGTGATCAGCATCATGGTTGGGAGTGTGACGGAGAGGCTGGCACCAGACTGTGACTTTATTGTAAATGGCACTAATGGAACAGAAGGTGTGAACATTGATGCTCGGGACGCATACAGAGTACAGATAGCATGTTCCTTGACAGTCTTGGCAGGAAtctttcag ATGCTATTGGGTGTGGTGAGGTTTGGTTTTGTGGTCACCTACCTGTCTGAGCCACTGATTCGTGGCTACACCACAGGATCAGCATGTCATGTGTGTGTCTCCCAGCTCAAGTACTTGTTTGGAGTCACACCGGCTCGCTTCACTGGTCCTCTCTCCTTCATTTAT ATTTTGGTGGATATTTTCCGGTTACTGCCTGAGACTAAAGTGCCAGAGCTGGTGGTCAGCCTGGTGGCACTCTCTGTTCTCATTGTGGTCAAAGAAATCAATGCCTATTACAGAAAGAAGCTGCTTCTGCCCATCCCGATAGAACTTATATTG GTCGTAGCAGCAACAATCATCACCCACTTCTGTGGACTTACGAGTAGATACAGCATTGATGTGGTTGGAGAGATTCCCAGTGG GCTCAAGGCCCCTCGTGCTCCAGATGTCACATTGTTCAAACAGATGATAGGCGATGCTTTTGCATTGGCCATTGTGGGCTACGCAATCAACATTTCCCTGGGCAAAACATTTGCCCTCAAATACGGTTACAAGGTGGATAGCAACCAG GAGCTGATTGCTTTGGGTCTCAGTAACACTGTTGGCAGCTTTTTTCAATGTTATGCTGTGACTTCCTCCCTGTCTCGCAGCCTTGTCCAGGAGAGCACAGGGGGCAGGAcacaa GTTGCAGGAGTGATTTCGTCCATCATCATGCTGatcacaattttaaaaatagGTTCTCTCTTTGAAGATCTTCCCAAG GCTGTCTTATCCACAATAGTGTTTGTGAATTTGAGAGGAATGTTCAAGCAGTTCATGGACGTGCCCATGCTATGGAAGACGAACAAGTTTGATTTG CTGGTGTGGCTGGTAACATTCATGAGCACCATCCTGCTAAACCTGGACCTGGGTCTGGCTGTCTCCATTGTCTTTTCCATGCTCACGTTCATCTCCAGAACACAACT ACCCCACTACTCTATCTTGGGCCACGTGTCAGGCACTGACATATATCTGGACATAGACACCTACAAGCAG GCTAGAGAGATTCCAGGAATTAAAATCTTCCATTCATCTACAACTATCTACTATACAAATGCTGAGTTGTACGTGGAGGCCCTGCAAGAGAaa AGTGGAATTGAAATCCGGAAGCTGCTGACGGAAAAGAAGAAACGGGACTCAAAGCTGAAGCgtaaacaagagagagagaaaaagaaagctaAAAAGGAGGCAAAGAAACAA AAAAAAGCAGCCAGCCACCTGTCCAACGGCACATTCTCTTTGAAGGAGTCAGAGATGAACGAGGGGAAAGTTTTTGCAGGGCTGAAGGGTCAGGAGAATGGTTTAAGCCTGACAGAAACCTCTAGAGGTAGTAAAGGCCAAGTAAACTGGGCTTACCAACATGATGCAGTCATGTTAGACTCAGACTCAGACACGGGCTGCCACGGTGAGGACAGCATCACCCATGTATCACACGGTGAAGAGGAAAAGGGAAGGGCCTGTGGATCAGGCACGCACAGCATCATTTTGGACATTTCAACAACCAGCTTTGTGGACACAGTCACTGTGAACACCttgaaaaat ATATTCAGGGACTTTGGAGAGATTGATTTGGACATATATCTTGCAGGCTGCCAAG CGTGTGTCGTGGAGCAGCTGGAAACTGCAGGTTTCTTCTCAGAGTCCATCCCAAAGAGCAGGCTGTTTGTCACCGTTCACGACGCAGTGCTTCATATTCTCAACAAACTGGGGCAGACAGACTTTGTACAT GATGTGTCCTGCAACACTCGGATGTAA
- the LOC123974717 gene encoding kelch repeat and BTB domain-containing protein 12-like, translated as MDVPVPDSAVAEHGSHLLRQLERMRATQELTDVVLLAEGIPFSCHKVVLSAFSPYFQAMFTCGLKETRGGEVPLRDTPAQSLEMLLNYMYRAELPLSNDNIQGVAAAAFLLHVDGAFRLCQSHMEACMDPSNCVGLYHWARDLGATGLADSAFRYLCQHFTQVCEEEEVLELDAQSLGALLGSDDLNVSQEQVVLELVLRWVERRRGDSQSEAQAVELLRRVRLELVDPGFLRKARRRNPVLLRDAECFGMIDAALQTSGLCETSAPPRPTLRYGMETTDLLLCLGGVNKEGVPARRGGLADLSFCFAPNGRRTYYIPSPLRGSGGMGQVTGGAVTRDNNILVAIEAEDQHRIKRVDIYRYDSSEENSWVELCSAKYRDMYALGMLGDALYMIGGQMKVRNHYIITDSVERWSLKRGGSWLSFAPLPLPLACHCVVNLKEHLYVLGGWTPQHQPDDEPDKLSNRVFQFDPGKDEWTECASMKSSRYRCGTAVLNGEIYILGGIGCDGEDRGQSRRCLSSVEIYNPDTDTWRVGPPLPTSLLSLRTNASNIGVVEGKIYLCGYYKGAGRHEIITKEILELDPADNVWMVVERRAAMHESYDVCLVANLNPRDLYTP; from the exons ATGGATGTACCTGTGCCGGACTCTGCTGTGGCAGAGCATGGCTCACATCTGCTCAGGCAGCTGGAGAGGATGAGAGCCACCCAGGAGCTCACTGATGTGGTACTGCTGGCAGAAGGGATTCCCTTTTCTTGCCACAAGGTGGTGTTGTCTGCATTCAGCCCTTATTTCCAG GCCATGTTTACATGTGGTCTGAAGGAGACCCGGGGAGGTGAGGTGCCTCTCAGAGACACTCCTGCTCAGAGCCTGGAGATGCTACTGAACTACATGTACAGAGCTGAACTTCCGCTTTCCAACGACAACATCCAGGGAGTGGCTGCTGCGGCCTTCCTGCTCCATGTAGACGGAGCCTTCAG GTTGTGTCAGAGCCACATGGAGGCCTGTATGGACCCCTCCAACTGTGTTGGTCTGTACCACTGGGCCAGAGACCTTGGGGCCACTGGTCTGGCCGACTCTGCCTTTAGATACCTCTGCCAGCACTTTACACAG GtttgtgaagaagaagaagtgctGGAGCTGGATGCCCAAAGTCTTGGGGCTCTGCTGGGTTCAGATGACCTCAACGTATCGCAGGAGCAGGTTGTGCTGGAGCTGGTGCTGCGCTGGGTGGAGAGGCGAAGGGGCGACTCGCAGAGTGAAGCCCAGGCTGTGGAGTTACTCAGACGTGTCCGCCTGGAACTTGTGGACCCTGGATTCCTCCGTAAAGCCAGGAGGAGAAACCCG GTATTGCTGCGGGATGCTGAGTGCTTTGGGATGATTGATGCTGCTCTCCAGACCTCGGGTCTGTGTGAGACGTCAGCTCCACCTCGGCCAACCCTTCGTTACGGCATGGAGACCACCGACCTGCTGCTCTGCTTGGGTGGGGTGAATAAAGAGGGAGTGCCTGCCCGCCGTGGAGGACTTGCAGACCTCAGTTTTTGCTTTGCCCCCAATGGTAGAAGGACTTACTACATTCCCTCCCCACTGAGGGGCAGTGGAGGCATGGGACAGGTCACAGGTGGGGCAGTGACACGAGACAACAACATCTTGGTGGCCATAGAGGCAGAAGACCAACACAGGATAAAGAGGGTGGATATCTACAG GTACGATAGTTCTGAGGAGAACAGCTGGGTGGAGCTGTGCTCAGCAAAATACAGGGACATGTATGCTTTAGGGATGCTAGGTGATGCCCTCTACATGATAGGCGGTCAGATGAAAGTGCGCAATCACTACATCATTACAGACAGTGTGGAGAGATGGTCACTGAAGAGAGGAGGCAGCTGGCTCAGCTTCGCCCCTCTGCCTCTCCCCTTAGCCTGCCACTGTGTCGTCAACCTGAAGGAGCACCTCTATGTGCTGGGGGGCTGGACACCACAG CACCAGCCAGATGATGAGCCTGACAAGCTGAGTAACCGTGTGTTTCAGTTTGACCCTGGCAAGGACGAATGGACAGAGTGTGCCAGCATGAAGTCCTCCAGGTACCGCTGCGGCACAGCTGTCCTTAATGGAGAAATCTACATACTAG gtgGTATAGGATGTGATGGAGAGGACCGTGGACAATCACGTCGCTGTCTGAGCTCTGTGGAGATTTATAACCCAGACACAGACACCTGGAGGGTGGGACCGCCCTTGCCCACATCCTTACTCTCCCTTCGAACCAATGCCTCCAATATAGGAGTAGTGGAGGGCAAGATCTACCTCTGTGGATACTACAAGGGCGCTG GCCGTCATGAGATCATCACCAAGGAGATTTTGGAATTGGACCCTGCAGACAATGTGTGGATGGTGGTGGAAAGACGAGCAGCCATGCATGAAAGCTATGACGTCTGTCTGGTGGCTAACCTCAATCCTCGAGACCTCTACACACCCTAA
- the LOC123975789 gene encoding NUAK family SNF1-like kinase 1, which produces MGRREADSRGAMNTSDHSELGCLQDEASSGHHAGEESPRQDRRRPCSADKRQRNPGMEAVGRAPTATAPMEVKKHQHKHNLKHRYEVMETLGKGTYGKVKKAVERASLKTVAIKSIRKERITDDLDRIHIQREIEITSSLRHPNIIRFHEVFESRDKIVIVMEYASRGELYDYIHERRRLPETEARGLFRQITSAVHYCHKNGVVHRDLKLENILLDRDLNVKLADFGLSNHFQRGTLLQTYCGSPLYAAPEIVKGLPYQGPEVDCWALGVLLYALVYSSMPFDGSSHAMLTQQISQGRYRRPNPPSDACALIDWLLTVRVDERATIEDVANHWWVNWGFEESVCDCPLSPHQECPSPLLARYIDWQNRVAATSNMTVNRGCISSDSSCPSQLSPNVFYFTLPLKSDRGGGGRVRGGMSSLRKSRKENAIPQNTLGACGVVCATAASSAVISSTSTIERKKPKGILKPQRSFDSVFHIPPKENSPSQPCNAASQPYRTHTLARTHADVLSTSLSPPSTFSQPSSKMPKKGILKNLYGGESGCGSSSEKGISGTLVRESDAGDLCSHKQHSSLPAAEDSPTMRTEAVRRRKGILKRNGKFSRSLDLPDDHHLTPSSATTIFPEALQQLLQATGAGEGRRSRPSSVVSEDSLFSSDSFDLLDLSTQSRRRIFSRGRQHSACSSEEDLEHLRVEAARAGGDEQKEMLT; this is translated from the exons ATGGGCAGACGTGAGGCTGACAGTAGAGGCGCAATGAACACCAGCGACCACTCCGAGCTCGGTTGTCTGCAGGACGAGGCATCCAGCGGCCACCATGCCGGCGAGGAGTCCCCGAGACAGGACAGACGCCGTCCCTGCAGCGCGGACAAGCGGCAGAGAAACCCAGGCATGGAGGCGGTGGGCCGTGCACCGACTGCCACAGCGCCGATGGAAGTGAAGAAGCAccagcacaaacacaacttGAAACACCGCTATGAGGTGATGGAGACTCTGGGGAAAGGCACCTATGGCAAAGTGAAAAAGGCGGTGGAGAGAGCAAGCCTGAAGACG GTGGCGATCAAGTCGATCCGCAAAGAGCGCATCACTGACGACCTGGACAGAATTCACATTCAGAGAGAGATTGAGATCACCTCCTCGCTCAGGCACCCCAACATCATACGCTTCCACGAGG tgtttgagagccgGGATAAAATTGTGATAGTCATGGAGTATGCCAGCAGGGGAGAGCTGTACGATTACATCCACGAGAGGAGGAGACTGCCAGAAACAGAAGCCAGAGGCCTCTTCAGACAAATCACGTCCGCTGTCCACTACTGCCACAAG AATGGCGTTGTGCATCGAGACCTCAAGCTGGAGAACATCCTTTTGGATCGAGATTTGAATGTAAAG cTGGCTGACTTTGGCCTTTCCAATCATTTCCAGAGGGGCACTCTGCTGCAGACCTACTGTGGTAGTCCACTCTATGCTGCCCCAGAGATTGTGAAGGGACTGCCCTACCAGGGGCCAGAG GTGGACTGCTGGGCACTGGGGGTGTTGCTGTATGCCCTGGTGTACAGCAGCATGCCATTTGACGGGTCCAGTCATGCCATGCTCACACAGCAGATCAGCCAAGGTCGCTACCGCAGACCAAACCCCCCCTCAG ACGCCTGCGCCCTTATCGACTGGCTGTTGACAGTGCGTGTGGACGAGAGGGCTACGATAGAGGACGTGGCCAACCACTGGTGGGTGAACTGGGGTTTtgaagagagtgtgtgtgactgccCATTGTCTCCACACCAAGAGTGCCCCTCCCCCCTTCTGGCTCGCTACATCGACTGGCAGAATCGGGTCGCAGCTACCAGCAACATGACTGTTAACCGAGGATGCATATCCTCAGACTCCTCCTGTCCATCTCAGCTCTCTCCCAATGTCTTTTACTTCACCTTACCTCTGAAGAGTGAcc gaggaggaggaggaagggtaCGCGGAGGAATGTCTAGCCTAAGGAAGTCACGCAAAGAGAATGCAATTCCCCAGAATACACTGGGAGCatgtggtgttgtttgtgcAACAGCTGCCTCCTCTGCTGTGATTTCCTCCACTTCCACTATTGAAAGAAAGAAGCCCAAAGGTATTCTGAAACCCCAGAGAAGTTTTGACTCAGTCTTTCACATCCCTCCTAAAGAAAACTCTCCCTCCCAACCATGTAATGCTGCTTCCCAGCCTTATCGAACACATACACTTGCCCGCACACATGCTGACGTCCTGTCCACCAGTCTGTCTCCTCCCTCTACTTTCAGTCAGCCCTCATCCAAAATGCCCAAGAAAGGGATACTAAAGAACTTGTATGGTGGGGAGTCAGGTTGTGGCTCATCCTCAGAAAAAGGGATCTCTGGAACATTAGTTAGAGAGAGCGATGCAGGCGATCTGTGCTCCCACAAACAGCACTCCTCTCTGCCAGCGGCAGAAGACAGCCCCACCATGCGCACAGAGGCAGTAAGAAGAAGGAAGGGTATTCTGAAACGCAATGGCAAGTTCTCTCGCAGTCTGGATCTTCCTGATGACCACCACTTAACTCCCTCTTCAGCCACCACGATATTCCCTGAggctctgcagcagctcctccaggcCACAGGGGCCGGCGAGGGTCGCCGCAGCCGGCCATCCAGTGTGGTGAGCGAGGATAGCCTCTTCTCTTCCGATTCCTTTGACCTACTAGACCTCAGCACCCAATCACGTCGCAGGATTTTCTCCCGGGGGAGGCAGCACAGCGCCTGCAGCTCTGAAGAGGACCTGGAGCATCTGAGGGTTGAGGCAGCCAGGGCCGGTGGAGACGAACAGAAGGAAATGCTAACATAA
- the si:ch211-117c9.2 gene encoding solute carrier family 26 member 6 isoform X1, with product MEMEERDCSFAGEYFVQRKVLDELRLDKVAQKGTWSSKPTVGERVKESLRCSVPQLRHTVLNCVPVLGWLPHYSFRENAIGDLISGCSVGIMHLPQGMAYALLASLRPVFGLYTSLYPVLVYFIFGTSRHISIGTFAVISIMVGSVTERLAPDCDFIVNGTNGTEGVNIDARDAYRVQIACSLTVLAGIFQMLLGVVRFGFVVTYLSEPLIRGYTTGSACHVCVSQLKYLFGVTPARFTGPLSFIYILVDIFRLLPETKVPELVVSLVALSVLIVVKEINAYYRKKLLLPIPIELILVVAATIITHFCGLTSRYSIDVVGEIPSGLKAPRAPDVTLFKQMIGDAFALAIVGYAINISLGKTFALKYGYKVDSNQELIALGLSNTVGSFFQCYAVTSSLSRSLVQESTGGRTQVAGVISSIIMLITILKIGSLFEDLPKAVLSTIVFVNLRGMFKQFMDVPMLWKTNKFDLLVWLVTFMSTILLNLDLGLAVSIVFSMLTFISRTQLPHYSILGHVSGTDIYLDIDTYKQAREIPGIKIFHSSTTIYYTNAELYVEALQEKVRSGIEIRKLLTEKKKRDSKLKRKQEREKKKAKKEAKKQKKAASHLSNGTFSLKESEMNEGKVFAGLKGQENGLSLTETSRGSKGQVNWAYQHDAVMLDSDSDTGCHGEDSITHVSHGEEEKGRACGSGTHSIILDISTTSFVDTVTVNTLKNIFRDFGEIDLDIYLAGCQACVVEQLETAGFFSESIPKSRLFVTVHDAVLHILNKLGQTDFVHDVSCNTRM from the exons atggagatggaggagagggaTTGCTCGTTTGCTGGGGAGTATTTTGTGCAGAGGAAGGTCCTGGATGAGCTGCGTCTTGATAAAGTGGCACAAAAGGGGACGTGGTCCTCTAAACCAACCGTGGGTGAACGGGTGAAAGAGTCCCTGAG GTGTTCGGTGCCCCAGCTGAGGCACACAGTGCTGAACTGTGTCCCCGTTCTTGGCTGGCTGCCACACTACTCTTTCAGAGAAAATGCCATAGGGGACCTGATCTCTGGCTGCAGTGTGGGCATCATGCATCTGCCACAGG gcATGGCATATGCTCTTCTGGCTTCCTTACGCCCAGTGTTTGGCCTTTACACCTCCCTCTACCCAGTGCTGGTTTACTTCATCTTTGGTACTTCCAGACACATCTCCATAG GTACGTTTGCTGTGATCAGCATCATGGTTGGGAGTGTGACGGAGAGGCTGGCACCAGACTGTGACTTTATTGTAAATGGCACTAATGGAACAGAAGGTGTGAACATTGATGCTCGGGACGCATACAGAGTACAGATAGCATGTTCCTTGACAGTCTTGGCAGGAAtctttcag ATGCTATTGGGTGTGGTGAGGTTTGGTTTTGTGGTCACCTACCTGTCTGAGCCACTGATTCGTGGCTACACCACAGGATCAGCATGTCATGTGTGTGTCTCCCAGCTCAAGTACTTGTTTGGAGTCACACCGGCTCGCTTCACTGGTCCTCTCTCCTTCATTTAT ATTTTGGTGGATATTTTCCGGTTACTGCCTGAGACTAAAGTGCCAGAGCTGGTGGTCAGCCTGGTGGCACTCTCTGTTCTCATTGTGGTCAAAGAAATCAATGCCTATTACAGAAAGAAGCTGCTTCTGCCCATCCCGATAGAACTTATATTG GTCGTAGCAGCAACAATCATCACCCACTTCTGTGGACTTACGAGTAGATACAGCATTGATGTGGTTGGAGAGATTCCCAGTGG GCTCAAGGCCCCTCGTGCTCCAGATGTCACATTGTTCAAACAGATGATAGGCGATGCTTTTGCATTGGCCATTGTGGGCTACGCAATCAACATTTCCCTGGGCAAAACATTTGCCCTCAAATACGGTTACAAGGTGGATAGCAACCAG GAGCTGATTGCTTTGGGTCTCAGTAACACTGTTGGCAGCTTTTTTCAATGTTATGCTGTGACTTCCTCCCTGTCTCGCAGCCTTGTCCAGGAGAGCACAGGGGGCAGGAcacaa GTTGCAGGAGTGATTTCGTCCATCATCATGCTGatcacaattttaaaaatagGTTCTCTCTTTGAAGATCTTCCCAAG GCTGTCTTATCCACAATAGTGTTTGTGAATTTGAGAGGAATGTTCAAGCAGTTCATGGACGTGCCCATGCTATGGAAGACGAACAAGTTTGATTTG CTGGTGTGGCTGGTAACATTCATGAGCACCATCCTGCTAAACCTGGACCTGGGTCTGGCTGTCTCCATTGTCTTTTCCATGCTCACGTTCATCTCCAGAACACAACT ACCCCACTACTCTATCTTGGGCCACGTGTCAGGCACTGACATATATCTGGACATAGACACCTACAAGCAG GCTAGAGAGATTCCAGGAATTAAAATCTTCCATTCATCTACAACTATCTACTATACAAATGCTGAGTTGTACGTGGAGGCCCTGCAAGAGAaagtgcgt AGTGGAATTGAAATCCGGAAGCTGCTGACGGAAAAGAAGAAACGGGACTCAAAGCTGAAGCgtaaacaagagagagagaaaaagaaagctaAAAAGGAGGCAAAGAAACAA AAAAAAGCAGCCAGCCACCTGTCCAACGGCACATTCTCTTTGAAGGAGTCAGAGATGAACGAGGGGAAAGTTTTTGCAGGGCTGAAGGGTCAGGAGAATGGTTTAAGCCTGACAGAAACCTCTAGAGGTAGTAAAGGCCAAGTAAACTGGGCTTACCAACATGATGCAGTCATGTTAGACTCAGACTCAGACACGGGCTGCCACGGTGAGGACAGCATCACCCATGTATCACACGGTGAAGAGGAAAAGGGAAGGGCCTGTGGATCAGGCACGCACAGCATCATTTTGGACATTTCAACAACCAGCTTTGTGGACACAGTCACTGTGAACACCttgaaaaat ATATTCAGGGACTTTGGAGAGATTGATTTGGACATATATCTTGCAGGCTGCCAAG CGTGTGTCGTGGAGCAGCTGGAAACTGCAGGTTTCTTCTCAGAGTCCATCCCAAAGAGCAGGCTGTTTGTCACCGTTCACGACGCAGTGCTTCATATTCTCAACAAACTGGGGCAGACAGACTTTGTACAT GATGTGTCCTGCAACACTCGGATGTAA